A segment of the Frankineae bacterium MT45 genome:
CGTTGCGATAGCGGTCGGTCGTGGGACGCGCAGTTGCGAGCCGTGGCCGGCATCGGCGCCACCAGCGAGTATATGGTCCGAGAGTCCGGGTCCGGGGCGATCGGAGTCCGTCCGGCACGAATCTGCTGCCGTATTCACAGGTGATTTCCACTCGGTTCGCCGGTGCCGGTAAGCTCGTCGGCGGGTCGTAACTGGCGCATTTTCTAAGGTGGGTCGACCACCGGGGAGCGACCTGAGCATGAGCCGCGCGCCTGGGTGCCCTCCACCAACTCGATCAGTCAACGCGAGCGGCTCCACTGCGAAGTCGCCCGCATCCCGCCGGTGAATAACCGGGGAATCACGAGAGGCGCGCAAATGTCACAGACCAACTCATCATCCTCAGCGATCGCCAATGCCTTCGCCCAGCCCTTCGACGGCGAGGTCGCGAGCGCCGCATACCGCAACGCGCTGCACGTGATCGGCGCCGTCGAGCCCCGCGTCGCCGACGCCATCCGGGCCGAACTCGCCGACCAGCGCTCGTCGCTGAAACTCATCGCCAGCGAGAACTACGCCTCCCCGGCCGTGCTGCTGACGATGGGCACCTGGCTGTCGGACAAGTACGCCGAGGGCACCATCGGTCACCGCTTCTACGCCGCCTGCCAGAACATCGACACGGTCGAGTCACTGGCCGCCGAGCACGCCAAGGCGCTCTTCGGGGCCCCGCACGCCTACGTCCAGCCGCACTCCGGGATCGACGCCAACCTGGTCGCCTTCTGGGCAATCCTGGCCCAGCGCATCGAGTCGCCGGCGCTGGCCGCGGCCGGGGCCAAGCACGTCAACGACCTCAGCGACGCCGACTGGTCCGCGCTGCGCAGTGCCCTCGGCGACCAGCGGATGCTGGGAATGTCCCTGGACGCCGGCGGCCACCTCACGCATGGATTCCGCCCCAACATCTCGGGCAAGATGTTCCACCAGTCCTCCTACGGCACGGACCCGGCGACCGAACTCCTGGACTACGCCGAGGTTCGGCGAATGGCCCAGGAATTCAAGCCGTTGATCCTCATCGCCGGCTACTCGGCCTACCCGCGCCGGGTCAACTTCGCCAAGATGCGGGAGATCGCCGACGAGGTCGGGGCCACGCTGATGGTCGACATGGCGCACTTCGCCGGCTTGGTGGCCGGAAAGGTCTTCACCGGCGATTTCAACCCGGTTCCGTTCGCGCACGTCACCACGACGACGACACACAAGTCGCTGCGCGGTCCGCGTGGTGGCATGGTGCTCTGCCAGCCGGAGTACGCCGACTCCGTCGACCGCGGTTGCCCGATGGTGCTGGGGGGGCCGCTCGGCCAGGTGATGGCGGCCAAGGCGGTTGCCCTGGCCGAGGCGCGTCAGCCGGAGTTCGCGAACTACGCCCAGGCCGTGGCCGACAACGCCGTCTCGCTGGCCGAGGGGCTGAGCTCGCGTGGCGCTCGACTCGTCACCGGTGGCACCGACAATCACCTGGTGCTGCTGGACGTCACGTCGTTCGGCCTTACCGGCCGGCAGGCCGAGTCGGCCCTGGTCGAGTCGGGGATCGTCACCAACCGCAACGCCATCCCGCGCGACCCGAACGGCGCCTGGTACACCTCGGGCGTGCGCCTCGGGACGCCGGCGCTGACCAGCCGGGGCTTCACCGGTGGCGACCTGGATCGGGTCGCCGAGCTGATCGTCGACGTCCTCACCGCGGCGACGCCCACCGCCACCGCCGACGGCGGCGCATCGAAGGCCAAGTACACGATCGCCGACGGCGTCGCCGCCCGTACTCAAGCCGCGGCCTCGGAACTGCTCGACGCACACCCGCTCTACCCGGGCATCGACCTCAGCTAGGACACACCGCCCAGATGTAGCAGGGCCCGACACCGCTCCGGTGTCGGGCCCTGTTCATGTCTTGGCGGTGCCTATTGCGTTGCTGCCTATTTGCTGGGCAGCTCGTGGTGGCCGCCGAACTGCTGGCGCATCGCGGAGAGCAACTGGTCGGCGAAGAGGGCCTCACCGCGGGAGCTGAACCGCTGGAAGAGCGAGGCGGCGAGTACCGGGGCCGGCACACCCTCGTCGATTGCCGCATCGATCGTCCAGCGTCCCTCCCCAGAGTCCGAGACGCGACCGCCCAGACCCTCCAGGGTCGGGTTCTGCGCGAGCGCGGCGGCGGTCAGATCAAGCAGCCAGGAGGCGACCACACTCCCCCGTCGCCATACTTCGGCGACCTCGGCCGTGTCGATGTCGTACTGGTAGAACTCCGGAAACTCCAACGGGCTGGTCTCGGCCGAGGCCTCAGCCGAGACCTTGCCAACGTTCGCCTTGTGCAGGATGTTCAGCCCCTCGGCGTAGGCGGCCATCATGCCGTACTCGATGCCGTTGTGCACCATCTTCACGAAGTGTCCGGCGCCGTTCGGACCGCAGTGCAGGTAACCCTGCTCGGCGGTGCTCCGCTCGCCACTGCGGCCGGGAGTCCGTTCCGCGTCCCCGGTGCCCGGCGCGATCGTCTTGAAGATCGGGTCGAGGTGGCTGATGACCTCCGCCTCGCCGCCGATCATCAGGCAGAAGCCCCGCTCAAGGCCGAAGACACCACCGCTGGTGCCGACGTCGACGTAGTGAATGCCCTTCTCTTTCAGGGCTTTGGCCCGCCTGATGTCGTCGTGGTAACGGCTGTTGCCGCCGTCGATGATGATGTCGCCCTCGCCGAGGAGCTCACCGAGCTCATCCACCGTCCTTCCGGTGATCCCGGCCGGGATCATCACCCAGACTGCCTTCGGGCCGGTCAACTTCGCCACGAAGTCGGCCATGCTGGAGGCGCCGACCGCCCCTTCGCCGACCATCGTCGTCACCGCATCCGGGCTCACGTCGAAGACGACGCACTCGTGGCCGTCACGCATGAGGCGGCGGACGATGTTGGCTCCCATTCGGCCTAGACCGACCATTCCTAGCTGCATCTGGTTCTCCTGCTTTCGTCTCGAATCGGTCGCGGATCGTTGGTGCAGATCGTTGCTGAAGATCGTTGCTGGGAAGCGTTACGGCTGGCTTGCGTTGGCCGCGCGGTAACGCCGGATGAGGGCGTTCGTCGAGCTGTCGTGCTGCAGTTCGGGCTCCCCGGACGCGTTCAGCTCGTCGGCGACCTTCTTGGCCAGCACCTTGCCGAGCTCGACACCCCACTGGTCGAAGGAGTTGACGTTCCAGACGACTCCTTGCACGAAGACGCTGTGTTCGTAGAGGGCGATGAGGCTGCCGAGCGCCCGTGGGGTGAGTCGCTCCAACAGCAGCGTGTTCGAGGGTCGATTCCCGGTGAAGACCCGGTGCGGGACCAGCCAGTCGGCGGTGCCCTCAGCGGCCACGTCGTGAGCCGTCTTGCCGAAGGCCAGCGCCTCGCCCTGAGCGAATACGTTCGCGTTCAGCAAGGCGTGGTGATTTCCCAGCGGGTTAAGCGAATGGGTGAAGCCGATGAAGTCGACCGGTATCAGCTTCGTTCCCTGATGGATCAGCTGGTAGAAGCTGTGCTGGCCGTTCGTCCCGGGCTCACCCCAGTACACCGGCGACGTCTCGTAGTCGACCTGGGTGCCGGCCAGCGTCACCGACTTGCCGTTCGACTCCATGGTCAACTGCTGCAGATAGGCCGGAAAGCGCTTCAGATACTGGTCGTACGGGAGTACGGCCTGCGTCTGCGCGTCGAAGAAGTCGCTGTACCAGACCGTCAGCAGCCCGAGGATCGCCGGCAGGTTCGCTTCCAGCGGGGTGTTTCGGAAGTGCTCGTCCATGCCGTGGAAGCCGGCCAGCATCTCGCTGAAGCCGTCCGCGCCTACGGCCAGCATCGTCGAGAGGCCGATCGCCGAGTCCATCGAGTAGCGCCCGCCGACCCAGTCCCAGAAGCCGAACATGTTCATCACGTCGATGCCGAAGGCGGTCACGGCGTCGGCGTTCGTCGAGACGGCGACGAAGTGACGGGCCACCGCTGCGTCGTCACCCAGGGCAGCCAGGGACCACTCCCGCGCGGTGTGCGCGTTCGTCATGGTCTCCAGCGTGGTGAACGTCTTCGAGGAGATGATGAAGAGCGTCTCTTGGGGATCGAGGTCCGCGGTCGCCTCGGCGAAGTCGGTGCCGTCGACATTGGAGACGAAGCGGAAAGTCAGCTCCCGGGCGCTGTAGTGCCGAAGCGCCTCGTAGGCCATCACCGGCCCGAGATCCGATCCACCGATGCCGATGTTCACGATGCTGCGGATCGGCTTGCCGGTGTGCCCGAGCCAGCGCCCGCTGCGCACCTGGTCGGTGAACTCGCGCATCCGCCCCAGCACCTCATGCACAGCCGGGACGACGTCGATCCCGTCGACGTAGATGCGGGTACCGGCCGGTGCCCGCAGCGCAGTGTGCAGGACGGCCCGGTCTTCGGTGACGTTGATCTTCTCGCCGGTGAACATCGCCTCGATCCGCTCACCGAGGCCGGCCTCGCGGGCCAGCGCGATGAGCAGGCTCATCGTCTCGTCGGTGATGCGGTTCTTGGAGTAGTCGAGGTAGATCCCCTCGGCCTCGACGCTGAGCCGCTCGCCCCGTCCGTCGTCCTCGGCGAAGAGGTCGCGCAGGTGCTTGGACCCGATCTCGGCGTGGTGCTGCAGCAACCGGGCCCAGCCTGGGCGGTCTCGGAGCGGCAACGTCTGCGGACTCGACATGCGATCAACCTCGGATTCTCGACGGTCTCGGTGGATCCCCGCTAAGCATTTCAGTAGGCCGTGAGCGCTTTCACTCCAGGGGCGGCGAATTGGTCACGCGAGACGGGATAGCCTTGTCGCTTGGACCCAGCTAAGCAAAGGATGACCTTTCGTGACTGACCGACCAAAGCTATCGGTAATCGGCACCGGATATCTAGGCGCGACCCACGCGGTCTGCATGGTCGAACTCGGGTACGACGTCATCGGCCTGGATGTCGATGAGAGCAAGATCGAGACCCTGCGGGCCGGCCGCATCCCGTTCTTCGAGCCCGGGCTGCCCGAGTTGCTCGCCAAGCACCTGGATAGCGGGCGCCTGCGATTCACCACGTCCTACCAAGAGGTAGCCGACTTCGCCGACGTCCACTTCGTCTGCGTGGGCACCCCGCAGTCCAAGGGCTCCGACGCGGCCGACATGACCTACGTCAACGCCGCCTTCAGCTCGTTGGCCCCGCTGCTCACCCGCCGGGCCCTGGTCGTCGGCAAGTCGACCGTCCCGGCCGGTACCGCGGCTCGGATCGAGAAGCTGATCCAGTCCCTGGCCCCGAGCGACGAGGTCGAGCTGGCCTGGAACCCGGAATTCCTGCGTGAGGGCTTCGCCGTCCAGGACACGCTGCGCCCGGATCGTCTCGTCTTCGGTGTTCACTCCGCGTGGGCCGAGAAGCAGCTGCGAGCCGCCTTCGAGCCGGTGATCGAGTCCGGCACGCCGGTCGTCATCACCGACTTCGCCACCGCTGAACTGGTCAAGGTCGCCGCTAACTCGTTCCTGGCCACCAAGATCTCCTTCATCAACGCGATGGCTGAGATCTGTGAGGTCACCGGAGCCGACGTGGTGGCCCTGGCCGGCGCGATCGGTCACGACGAGCGCATCGGCAAGCGGTTCCTCAACGCCGGCCTCGGCTTCGGCGGCGGCTGCCTCCCCAAGGACATCCGCGCCTTCATGGCCCGCGCCGCCGAGCTCGAGGTCGATCAGGCCGTCTCCTTCCTGCGCGAGGTCGACCAGATCAACCTGCGGCGCCGGGCCCGTACCGTCGACCTCGGCCTGGAGCTCGTCGACGGTGACTACCAGGGCAAGCGGGTTGCCGTCCTCGGTGCGGCCTTCAAGCCGAACTCCGACGACATTCGCGACTCCCCCGCGCTCGACGTGGCCGCCTCCATCCACAAGCTCGGCGCCGACGTAGTCGTCTACGACCCGGAGGCGATGGAGAATGCCCGTCGCGCTCACCCGGAGCTGACGTATGCCGGCTCCCTGCGCGAGGCACTCACCGGCGCTGAGCTGACCCTGCTGCTCACCGAATGGCAGGAGTTCCGGGCGCTGGACCCGGCCACGGTGGCCACCATGGTGGCCGAGCCGCGCCTGGTCGACGGCCGCAACATCCTGAACCCGGTGACCTGGCGCGAGGCCGGCTTCCACTATCGGGCACTGGGTCGCCCCTAGTCCCGGGTCGCGTGTCCAACGTCGACGAGCCAGTCAGGTCGGTGGCAGCCGACCGCATCGAGATCGCCGCGATTGTGCGTACGTTCTTCGAGGCCTTCACGTCCGGTCCGGACGTGAAGGCCCGTTTGGAGGCGATGCGCAGGACGTTCCTCCCGGAGGCTGTGATCGTCCGAACGTGCGGCACCGAACCCACCGTCTACGGCGTGGAGAGCTTCATCGCTCCTCGGCTGGCCCTGCTCACCGGCGGGACGCTCACCGAGTTCAGTGAGTGGGAGCTACAAGGCAGGATCGAGACCTTCGGTGACATCGCGCAGTACTTCGGCAGCTACGCGAAAGCCGGCGTCCAGGACGGAGTCCCGTTCACCGCAAAGGGCATGAAGACCCTGCAATTTGTTCGCACTTCGGCCGGCTGGCGGATCAGCGCCGCCGCCTGGGACGACGAACGGGCCGGTCTCCAAGTACCGGTCTGACGACCGCCGATAGCCGCAGGACCGGTCAGCTGGTGATGTCTTTCGTGTCGAATCGCCGCCAGGCGAGCGCGAAGAAGACGGCGGAGTAGACGAGGGCAAGCCCCGTGCCTCTCGTCATATCGGACCAGCTCATCGACGGTCCGAGCGCGTCCAGCCAGGAGTATTGAAAGTGCGTCGGCAGGAAGCGCCGGTACGGGTCGAGCGCGGTGATGGAGTCAAGGATGTTGCTCACCACGTAGAGCATCACCGCACCCCCGACGGCCCCCAGCGGCGCGTCGGTCAGCACGCCCAGCAGGAAGGCCAGGGCGGCCACGATGAGCGCCTGGCCGCTCGCGTAGCCAACCACGATCGCCAACCGGGTCAGCGCTTCGGAGGTGGTGAAGGTGCCACTGACCGGCGAGCGGGCCGGCGCCCAGCCGAAGAAGACCCCACCGACGAGGAAGGCCCAGACCGGCAGCAGCAGGTTCGCACCCAGACTCAACGAGAGCGCCACGACGAGCTTCTGACGCAGCAGCCGTGACCGCGGGACCGGAATGGCCAGCAAATACCGCAGTGACGACCAGCTCGCCTCGCTGGCCACCGTGTCCCCACAGAAGAGCGCGACAATCACGACCAGCAGGAAGCCGACCGACGCGAACTCGGCGAAGAGCGCGAAGTTCCCCGCCCCCACCGTGGCCAGGCCGACCAGGGCGGAGCTGTTGCCGTTCGAGTCGTCACCGGCGCCGCCGACCTTGAAGGCCAGCGCCATGATGATCGGCAGGAGCAGCACCACCGCGAAGCTGAGCTGAGTGCGGCGCCGCTTGAGCTGGCGCAGCGCCTCCACCCGTAGGGGCAGCGTCTTGTTCGGCGTGATGCTGGCCAGCGACTCCGGCTGCGTCGAGAGTGGCAGCGCGGCGAGACGGTCGTGCACGCCGCGGCGGGTCGCCGCCGTCTCGGTGCCGCTGTGACCGACCGGCGCGTGAGCGACCGGCGCCAGGCCGTTGGGTTCGGTCACGAGTCATCCCCTCCGACGAGGTCCAGGAATACGTCCTCCAGCGCCCGGCGCACCGGCACCTGCCGGGTGCTGATACCGGCGGCGGCCAGCACTCGTTCCGCCTCCGAAGGGTCGGCCACAGCCAGTTGGGTTCCGCCGGCGCCGGCGATGTCGGCCACCGACCCGGCCGCCACCAGCTGCCCCTTGTGCATGACCACGACGTGGGTGCAGGTCTGCTCGACCTCGGCCAGCAGGTGGCTGGAGACCACGACGGTGCGCCCGGTGTCGGCGTAACTGCGCAGCACCTCACGCATCTCGGCGATCTGCGGCGGGTCCAGGCCATTGGTCGGCTCGTCCAGCACCAGGAGCTCCGGCAGTCCGAGCATCGCCTGAGCGATGGCCAGGCGCTGCCGCATCCCCTGGCTATAGGTCTTCACCTTGCGATCGACCGACGATCCCAGCCCGGCGATCTCAAGTGCCGTCTCGAACTGCGCGTACTTCTCGTCCCGCCCCGAGGCCGCCCAGAAAAGGTGCAGATTCTCGCGCCCGGAGAGGTGCGGCAAGAACCCCGGACCCTCGATGAAGGCGCCCAGACGGGAGAGGACCGGCGCCCCCGGGGTGACGAGATGACCGAAGACGTGCACCTGGCCGCTGGTGGGGCGGATGAGCCCGACGAGCACCCGGAGCGTGGTCGT
Coding sequences within it:
- a CDS encoding ABC-2 type transport system permease protein produces the protein MTEPNGLAPVAHAPVGHSGTETAATRRGVHDRLAALPLSTQPESLASITPNKTLPLRVEALRQLKRRRTQLSFAVVLLLPIIMALAFKVGGAGDDSNGNSSALVGLATVGAGNFALFAEFASVGFLLVVIVALFCGDTVASEASWSSLRYLLAIPVPRSRLLRQKLVVALSLSLGANLLLPVWAFLVGGVFFGWAPARSPVSGTFTTSEALTRLAIVVGYASGQALIVAALAFLLGVLTDAPLGAVGGAVMLYVVSNILDSITALDPYRRFLPTHFQYSWLDALGPSMSWSDMTRGTGLALVYSAVFFALAWRRFDTKDITS
- a CDS encoding glucose-6-phosphate isomerase, encoding MSSPQTLPLRDRPGWARLLQHHAEIGSKHLRDLFAEDDGRGERLSVEAEGIYLDYSKNRITDETMSLLIALAREAGLGERIEAMFTGEKINVTEDRAVLHTALRAPAGTRIYVDGIDVVPAVHEVLGRMREFTDQVRSGRWLGHTGKPIRSIVNIGIGGSDLGPVMAYEALRHYSARELTFRFVSNVDGTDFAEATADLDPQETLFIISSKTFTTLETMTNAHTAREWSLAALGDDAAVARHFVAVSTNADAVTAFGIDVMNMFGFWDWVGGRYSMDSAIGLSTMLAVGADGFSEMLAGFHGMDEHFRNTPLEANLPAILGLLTVWYSDFFDAQTQAVLPYDQYLKRFPAYLQQLTMESNGKSVTLAGTQVDYETSPVYWGEPGTNGQHSFYQLIHQGTKLIPVDFIGFTHSLNPLGNHHALLNANVFAQGEALAFGKTAHDVAAEGTADWLVPHRVFTGNRPSNTLLLERLTPRALGSLIALYEHSVFVQGVVWNVNSFDQWGVELGKVLAKKVADELNASGEPELQHDSSTNALIRRYRAANASQP
- a CDS encoding glycine hydroxymethyltransferase, whose protein sequence is MSQTNSSSSAIANAFAQPFDGEVASAAYRNALHVIGAVEPRVADAIRAELADQRSSLKLIASENYASPAVLLTMGTWLSDKYAEGTIGHRFYAACQNIDTVESLAAEHAKALFGAPHAYVQPHSGIDANLVAFWAILAQRIESPALAAAGAKHVNDLSDADWSALRSALGDQRMLGMSLDAGGHLTHGFRPNISGKMFHQSSYGTDPATELLDYAEVRRMAQEFKPLILIAGYSAYPRRVNFAKMREIADEVGATLMVDMAHFAGLVAGKVFTGDFNPVPFAHVTTTTTHKSLRGPRGGMVLCQPEYADSVDRGCPMVLGGPLGQVMAAKAVALAEARQPEFANYAQAVADNAVSLAEGLSSRGARLVTGGTDNHLVLLDVTSFGLTGRQAESALVESGIVTNRNAIPRDPNGAWYTSGVRLGTPALTSRGFTGGDLDRVAELIVDVLTAATPTATADGGASKAKYTIADGVAARTQAAASELLDAHPLYPGIDLS
- a CDS encoding 6-phosphogluconate dehydrogenase — encoded protein: MQLGMVGLGRMGANIVRRLMRDGHECVVFDVSPDAVTTMVGEGAVGASSMADFVAKLTGPKAVWVMIPAGITGRTVDELGELLGEGDIIIDGGNSRYHDDIRRAKALKEKGIHYVDVGTSGGVFGLERGFCLMIGGEAEVISHLDPIFKTIAPGTGDAERTPGRSGERSTAEQGYLHCGPNGAGHFVKMVHNGIEYGMMAAYAEGLNILHKANVGKVSAEASAETSPLEFPEFYQYDIDTAEVAEVWRRGSVVASWLLDLTAAALAQNPTLEGLGGRVSDSGEGRWTIDAAIDEGVPAPVLAASLFQRFSSRGEALFADQLLSAMRQQFGGHHELPSK
- a CDS encoding UDPglucose 6-dehydrogenase, whose amino-acid sequence is MTDRPKLSVIGTGYLGATHAVCMVELGYDVIGLDVDESKIETLRAGRIPFFEPGLPELLAKHLDSGRLRFTTSYQEVADFADVHFVCVGTPQSKGSDAADMTYVNAAFSSLAPLLTRRALVVGKSTVPAGTAARIEKLIQSLAPSDEVELAWNPEFLREGFAVQDTLRPDRLVFGVHSAWAEKQLRAAFEPVIESGTPVVITDFATAELVKVAANSFLATKISFINAMAEICEVTGADVVALAGAIGHDERIGKRFLNAGLGFGGGCLPKDIRAFMARAAELEVDQAVSFLREVDQINLRRRARTVDLGLELVDGDYQGKRVAVLGAAFKPNSDDIRDSPALDVAASIHKLGADVVVYDPEAMENARRAHPELTYAGSLREALTGAELTLLLTEWQEFRALDPATVATMVAEPRLVDGRNILNPVTWREAGFHYRALGRP